The following coding sequences lie in one Bacteroidales bacterium genomic window:
- a CDS encoding glycosyltransferase encodes MILHIISSLTRGGRERQLAGILKHTDAKAIVFNKSAISYEEEYDLTGKIFYLTSRNPVIRFFQMHRIIRYEKPAIIWSWGGFEATFAMLVSLITPARHINGSIRHGIVLFNRKQLWRKIILHLSRQIVANSHAGLKANGLKRGNVLYNGLDEKFFHPVDTKQYLAQNPEIGDKLAGNAMVLISVANLIPYKDYFTVLKAMEMVRNEGYDFIYLVVGEGPNRAVLEEEIGKRNLENHVFLLGRRQDVRELLALSDIFIHSSLGEGCSNAIIEAMAAGLSVIASHTGGTPEILDDSYGRLFEFKNRDQLKAHITRALENPREAEAMGRTAMAVARERFSFARMVSDYENIITEITK; translated from the coding sequence ATGATACTCCACATCATCTCATCCCTTACTCGCGGTGGCCGTGAGCGGCAACTGGCCGGCATCCTCAAACATACGGATGCTAAAGCGATTGTCTTTAACAAATCGGCTATCAGCTACGAGGAAGAGTATGACCTGACCGGGAAGATTTTTTATCTCACATCCCGAAACCCGGTTATCAGGTTTTTCCAGATGCACCGTATTATCAGATATGAAAAACCCGCCATTATCTGGTCGTGGGGAGGTTTCGAAGCAACATTCGCCATGCTGGTGTCACTTATCACCCCTGCCCGCCACATCAACGGCAGCATCCGGCACGGGATCGTATTGTTCAATCGTAAACAATTGTGGCGAAAGATTATCCTGCACCTGAGCCGCCAAATCGTGGCCAACAGCCATGCCGGGCTGAAAGCCAATGGTCTGAAGCGAGGAAATGTGCTTTACAACGGCCTGGATGAAAAATTCTTCCACCCTGTTGACACAAAGCAATACCTGGCACAAAACCCGGAGATCGGTGATAAGCTTGCCGGCAATGCAATGGTTTTGATTTCTGTGGCCAATCTGATTCCCTACAAAGACTATTTTACTGTGCTGAAAGCAATGGAAATGGTCAGGAACGAGGGGTATGACTTTATTTACCTTGTGGTGGGCGAAGGGCCAAACAGGGCTGTGTTGGAGGAAGAGATCGGCAAGCGGAACCTTGAAAACCATGTTTTCCTGTTAGGCCGCCGTCAGGATGTACGGGAACTGCTTGCTTTAAGCGATATCTTTATCCACTCCTCATTAGGTGAAGGGTGCTCCAATGCCATCATTGAAGCCATGGCTGCAGGGTTGTCTGTTATTGCATCACATACCGGAGGGACGCCTGAGATTTTAGATGATAGTTACGGCCGCTTATTTGAGTTTAAAAACCGGGATCAGTTGAAAGCACATATCACCCGGGCTTTAGAAAATCCACGAGAGGCAGAGGCAATGGGACGCACTGCAATGGCAGTTGCCCGTGAAAGGTTTTCTTTCGCGCGGATGGTCAGCGATTATGAAAATATCATTACCGAAATAACTAAATAG
- a CDS encoding polysaccharide deacetylase family protein: protein MYVVMLHSVGNDKSPWSRRWLSVSLDHFETLCRYLAEKKYTTHFLNEWYGYFSAPRSKDPGKLVLTFDDGYLDNWVFAFPLLKKYGLKATVFVNPEFVDPGQQLRPNLEDVWAGRIAEDEMQTLGFLNWPEICAMQQSGIIDIQSHSMSHNLYFRTNTVIDAYNGQPRYDWLPWITHPERKSFYIAEDQKDLVPACYPVFEYGRALGLRRYLPDEQLIKGSIELAGKGISDKNEMINRLQKLTDQFPGRYETDDEIVTRYRYELFESKRILQEKLNKKVDFLCWPGGGFNELSLHLSKEAGYKASTLGSSVDGNTIDNTHTYKRIPRIGLSSFVVCHKGQHYINDKAHLVKLLKSRTGNLFLKLALKIKKEVIKKAVL from the coding sequence ATGTATGTTGTAATGCTGCATAGTGTGGGTAATGACAAAAGTCCATGGTCCCGGCGATGGCTTTCGGTGTCATTGGATCACTTTGAAACGCTTTGCCGGTATCTGGCTGAGAAGAAGTACACCACTCACTTTTTGAATGAGTGGTACGGGTATTTTTCTGCGCCGCGCAGCAAAGACCCCGGGAAATTGGTACTTACCTTTGATGACGGCTACCTGGATAACTGGGTTTTTGCCTTTCCGCTGTTAAAAAAATACGGACTAAAAGCAACAGTATTTGTTAACCCCGAATTTGTTGATCCGGGCCAGCAACTACGCCCAAACCTTGAAGACGTTTGGGCTGGAAGAATCGCTGAAGATGAAATGCAGACACTGGGATTCCTGAACTGGCCGGAGATATGTGCAATGCAGCAAAGCGGGATCATAGATATCCAGTCGCACAGTATGAGTCATAATTTATACTTCCGCACCAATACTGTGATTGATGCCTATAATGGTCAGCCAAGGTATGACTGGTTACCTTGGATAACACATCCGGAGCGAAAATCTTTTTACATTGCAGAAGACCAGAAAGACCTGGTACCGGCATGCTATCCTGTTTTTGAATATGGCAGGGCACTGGGGCTCAGGCGGTATTTGCCTGATGAGCAGTTGATAAAAGGAAGTATTGAACTTGCCGGAAAGGGGATAAGTGACAAGAACGAAATGATCAACAGGCTGCAAAAACTCACGGACCAGTTTCCCGGCAGGTACGAAACCGATGATGAGATAGTGACCCGCTACAGGTACGAGCTTTTTGAGAGCAAACGGATACTGCAGGAAAAACTGAACAAAAAAGTTGATTTTCTCTGCTGGCCCGGCGGGGGATTCAATGAATTAAGTTTACATCTCTCCAAGGAAGCCGGATACAAAGCCTCCACCCTGGGTTCGTCTGTGGATGGAAATACTATTGATAATACACATACATACAAAAGGATTCCCCGAATTGGGCTTTCTTCTTTTGTTGTTTGCCATAAAGGGCAACATTATATCAATGACAAAGCACATCTGGTTAAACTACTCAAATCCCGCACAGGTAATCTGTTTTTAAAACTTGCGCTTAAAATCAAAAAGGAAGTAATAAAGAAAGCAGTTCTATAA
- a CDS encoding GDP-mannose 4,6-dehydratase, which produces MTKKNILITGGAGFIGSHLTDKLLSFGHEVVCMDNFDNFYCKTIKVHNMDKAITNKKFHLLERDICDKKQLDHCFRSFPIDIVIHLAAKAGVRPSIADPHGYYLTNVLGTLNLLEAMKIHGVTKMIFASSSSVYGNNPNVPFSETDFVDNPISPYASSKKAAELLCHTYHHLYAFDIFCLRFFTVYGPRQRPDLAIHKFTEMILSDQPIPVFGDGSSSRDYTYIDDIVDGLVKAADRVKGYEIINLGESRTVSLNRMIETIENEIGKKAKKVEYPMQPGDVVTTFADISKAKLLLDYSPYWNFEDGIKKFIEWKTS; this is translated from the coding sequence TTGACAAAAAAAAATATTTTGATTACAGGGGGAGCAGGTTTCATCGGCTCGCACCTTACCGATAAACTGTTAAGTTTTGGACATGAAGTTGTCTGCATGGATAATTTCGACAATTTTTATTGCAAAACAATCAAGGTGCATAACATGGATAAAGCAATAACTAATAAAAAATTTCACTTACTTGAAAGAGATATTTGCGATAAGAAGCAACTTGATCATTGCTTCAGATCTTTTCCCATAGATATCGTAATTCATTTGGCTGCTAAAGCAGGTGTACGTCCATCCATTGCTGATCCTCACGGATATTACCTCACAAATGTATTGGGTACACTTAACCTGCTGGAAGCGATGAAAATACATGGAGTTACAAAGATGATATTTGCATCCTCATCATCGGTGTATGGCAACAACCCTAATGTTCCTTTCTCCGAAACCGATTTCGTGGATAATCCCATTTCTCCATATGCATCATCGAAGAAAGCTGCTGAATTGCTTTGTCATACTTATCACCATCTGTATGCTTTCGATATCTTTTGTCTGCGTTTTTTTACTGTGTATGGCCCAAGGCAAAGACCTGACCTTGCAATCCATAAATTCACGGAAATGATCCTGAGCGATCAGCCAATTCCGGTGTTTGGCGACGGCTCATCATCGCGCGACTATACTTACATTGATGATATTGTGGATGGTCTGGTTAAAGCTGCTGACAGGGTAAAGGGTTATGAAATCATCAATTTGGGCGAATCTCGTACGGTCTCACTCAATCGTATGATTGAAACCATTGAAAATGAAATAGGCAAAAAAGCTAAAAAAGTTGAGTACCCAATGCAGCCCGGTGATGTAGTGACTACCTTTGCGGATATTTCAAAAGCAAAACTGCTCTTAGACTACAGTCCCTATTGGAATTTTGAAGATGGTATTAAAAAGTTTATCGAATGGAAAACCAGCTAA
- a CDS encoding glycosyltransferase family 4 protein: protein MENQLKVLFVSSGTSENFEIAPFIKAQGDSLVKAGVSVSYFPIKDKGFLGYLKGAVKIRKFLKENNFDIIHAHYTLSGWSAVLALPKQPIILSLMGTDTYGDYIGEDKIRFSSNYLILLTRLIQPFVAKLICKSKHIESFVYLKKKSVVIPNGILLSMFLINGNGFRKELGLEKNRRYVLFLGDKNSIRKNFQLATDALKKVNMEMVSLIAPFPVSHSEVVKYLNSVDCLVVPSLMEGSPNVVKEAMACNCPVVASNVGDVAWLFGDEPGYYTTTFDPEDVASKIKLALDFSEKLGRTNGRERIISLDLDSRKVAQRIIEVYKSALNDKGNG from the coding sequence ATGGAAAACCAGCTAAAAGTCCTCTTTGTTTCGAGTGGCACTTCTGAAAATTTCGAAATAGCACCTTTCATAAAAGCCCAGGGCGATTCTCTGGTTAAGGCGGGCGTTTCTGTTTCATATTTTCCTATCAAAGACAAAGGCTTCCTAGGCTATCTCAAAGGAGCAGTTAAAATTCGTAAGTTTCTGAAGGAAAATAATTTCGATATCATCCATGCACATTACACCTTGTCAGGATGGTCAGCAGTGCTGGCGCTTCCTAAGCAACCAATAATTCTTTCGCTAATGGGCACTGATACCTACGGCGACTATATAGGTGAGGACAAAATCAGGTTTTCAAGCAACTACCTCATCTTACTTACCAGATTGATTCAGCCTTTTGTGGCAAAACTCATTTGTAAGTCAAAACACATTGAGAGCTTTGTTTACTTAAAGAAAAAATCTGTAGTGATCCCAAATGGCATTTTGCTGTCCATGTTTTTGATAAATGGCAATGGCTTTAGGAAAGAACTTGGATTGGAAAAAAACCGCAGGTATGTACTTTTTCTTGGGGATAAGAATAGCATCAGAAAAAATTTTCAGCTTGCAACAGATGCCTTAAAAAAGGTAAATATGGAAATGGTGAGTCTAATTGCCCCTTTTCCTGTTTCTCATTCCGAGGTCGTAAAATATCTTAATTCAGTGGATTGCCTGGTTGTCCCATCACTCATGGAAGGGTCTCCAAATGTGGTCAAAGAGGCAATGGCCTGTAATTGTCCGGTAGTAGCCTCCAATGTGGGTGATGTTGCATGGCTTTTTGGCGATGAACCGGGGTATTACACTACTACCTTTGATCCTGAAGATGTTGCATCAAAAATAAAACTTGCGTTGGATTTTTCAGAGAAATTAGGCAGGACCAATGGAAGGGAGAGAATTATCAGTTTGGACCTGGATTCGCGTAAGGTGGCACAGAGAATAATTGAAGTTTATAAATCTGCTTTGAACGATAAAGGAAATGGTTAA